The DNA window CAGGACGGCGCGGGCCTCGACGAGCATGCGCTCCCCGTCCTCGGTGAGCCGAACGCTGCGCGGGTTGCGGTCGAGCAGCGTGACCCCCAGCTGTCGTTCCAGCCTGGCGAGCTGTTGGCTGACGGCGGGCTGAGCGACGTGCAGGCGTTCGGCCGCGCGGCCGAAATGCAGTTCCTCGGCGACGGCGACGAAGTAGCGCAGCTGCCTCAGCTCCATGCCTGCCTCCTACGATCACGGTTCCTTATCGCTGCAGGGGTCAACCGCGTCTTGGTGCGTGGTCTTCCCGGACGTTGACTCGAAGGCATGCGAATCGGGACATGGCCAGAGCTCACCGGACTGCCCATCGATGCTGCCCGCGGGGCGTTCGAAGACATCGCGAAGGCGGGGTTCAGCACCGCGTGGCTCGGCGAGGTCGGCGCCTGGGACCCGCTCACGCTGCTCGGCGCGATCGGCTCGGTGGCGCCGTCGGTGCGACTGGGGACGGCTGTGGTGCGTACGTATCCGCGGCATCCGGTCGCGCTCGCCGCGCAGGCGCTGACGGTGCAGGCGGTGACCGGTGGGCGGCTGGTGCTCGGCATCGGGCCGAGTCACCAGCCGCTGATCGAGGGGATCTACGGGCTGCCGTTCGCCTCGCCGGGCGCGAACCTGCGCGAGTACGTCACCGTGCTGCGGCCGCTGCTGCGCGGTGAGGAGGTGGACTTCCACGGGCGCTTCTGGACCGCGGTCGGATCGGTCGCCATCCCGGACGTTCCGGCGCCGCCGGTGTTCCTGTCGGCGCTCGGCCCGGCGAACCTTCGACTGGCTGGCGAGCTGGCGGACGGCATCGTCGTGGCCTGGTCCGGGCCGCAGACGGTGGAGGAGTACTTCCTGCCGGCGCTGAGCTCGGCGGCCGCGGAGTTCGGACGCCCGACCCCGGAGCTGGTCGCGAGCGCGATGGTGACGGTGACGTCGGACCCGGACGGCGCGCGAGCGTGGGCGAACGAGAACTTCGGCGCGGCGTACGACCTGCCGAGTTATCGGAAGATCTTCGACCGTGAGGGCCTCAGCTCGGCGGGCGACTCGATCATCGCCGGCGACGAGGCAGCGGTCGAGGCGGCGCTGCGGCGCTTCGCCGACGTGGGGGTCGACGAGGTGCAGGCGATCCCGGCCGGAACGGCCGAGGACAAGGCCCGGACCGTCGCGTTCCTCGGCTCTCTCGCCAGCCAGTCCGCCTGACCGTCGCAAACTGTGGGGTTCTGGTAGGGACACGCCGGCGTGTCTCTACCAGAACCCCACAGCTTGTGCGGTGGGGGAGGGAGCTCGAGGGTGGCGGGCGGTGGGGGAGGGAGCTCGAGGGTGGCGTGCGGGGTGGGGATGGGCTAACCCCGCAGTCGTAGGCCGCGCGGGGTGGTGTGGAAGCCGGCCGAGGCCAGCGCGGTGGCCAGGGGGGTGCGGAGGCCGCCGGGTTGGAGCAGGGCTTCGCCGTCGGCTCGTTCGACGCTGAGCTTGCCGAGCGAGCCGTCCCGCACGCTCAGGGCGAGGGCGTCGACCGCGGGCTGGAGCAGCTCGGGGGCGTCGGACCAGGTGAGGAACGTCCGTCCGCCGCGCTCGACGTAGACCACCAGCTCGCCGTCGACCAGCACGACGAGGGCGCCGGCCTTGCGGCCCGGCCGGTGTCCGCGCTGACCTTCCTCGGCCGGCGTCTGGTCGGGCCAGGGCAGGGCGGCTCCGTACGGGTTGGCCGGGTCGGTCGAGGCGAGCACGACGGTCCGCAGCTCGCGCTCGGTCACCGCATCGGTCTGTGCCCGCAGCCGGTCGACCGCGCCCGGTGCGCCGAACTGCGCGGCCCCGAGCCCGGCCACGAAGTAGCCGCGCCGGCAGCGGCCGGACTCCTCGAACGCCGACAGCACCCTGTACGTCGCGGCGAACCCGCCCGGGATCCGTTCGGCCGTCACCGCGCCACGCGTCACCACGCCGTGCCGGTCGAGCAGCGCCTCCGCGGTCGCGTGCGCGCGGCGGGTCTGGTCGGTCTCGCGTTCCGGCAGCAGCGACCACCGGCCCGCGGCGAGCGGGAGGCCCACCCGGCGAAGGTTCGCCCTCGCCGTACGCATGGCCGACCGCTGCGGCGCGAACCGCGTCCGCGCCGGAGCCGTCCGCCCCTTGTGCGAGCTCTTGCCACCCGACACCAGCGAGCGCAGCGCGGTCATCGTGTCTCCGGTCAGATGACCCGCCCAGACCAGATCCCAGAGCGCGGTGACCAGGTCGTTGTCGTTCGTCGACTCGACCGCCTCGGCCAGCTGGCGGAAGAAGAACCCGCCACCCGGCGCCAGCACGTCGAGCACCTTCTGGTGCAGCTCGCCCGGCTCGAAGTCCGCGGCCGGGTCGGGCAGCGTGAGGTCGGCGGTGTCGGCGAGGTGCAGCGACACCCAGCCGTCCGTTCCGGGCAACGCGCCATGACCAGCCCAGACCACCTCGCCGGCCGCGGTGAGCTCGTCGAGC is part of the Tenggerimyces flavus genome and encodes:
- a CDS encoding TIGR03564 family F420-dependent LLM class oxidoreductase yields the protein MRIGTWPELTGLPIDAARGAFEDIAKAGFSTAWLGEVGAWDPLTLLGAIGSVAPSVRLGTAVVRTYPRHPVALAAQALTVQAVTGGRLVLGIGPSHQPLIEGIYGLPFASPGANLREYVTVLRPLLRGEEVDFHGRFWTAVGSVAIPDVPAPPVFLSALGPANLRLAGELADGIVVAWSGPQTVEEYFLPALSSAAAEFGRPTPELVASAMVTVTSDPDGARAWANENFGAAYDLPSYRKIFDREGLSSAGDSIIAGDEAAVEAALRRFADVGVDEVQAIPAGTAEDKARTVAFLGSLASQSA